One part of the Pogona vitticeps strain Pit_001003342236 chromosome W, PviZW2.1, whole genome shotgun sequence genome encodes these proteins:
- the LOC144585018 gene encoding uncharacterized protein LOC144585018: MECEKSFSRRRNLRSHQRTHTGEKPCKCMECGKSFSQSNSLSSHQRTHTGETPYKCIECGKSFSLSCVLRLHQRTHTEEKTHKCMECGKSFSRSGELTTHQRTHTGEKPYKCMECGKSFSQSGHFRLHQRTHTGEKPHKCMECGKSFRSSDALTSHRRTHTGEKPHKCMECGKSFSRSDALTAHRRTHTGEKPHKCMECGKSFSQSGRLSLHQRTHTGEKPHKCMECGKSFSDTGGLRIHERTHTGEKPHKCMECGKSFSCSSNLRIHQMSHTEEKPHKCMECGKSFSGRGQLRLHQRTHTGEKPHKCMECGKSFNQSGHLRVHQRTHTGEKPYKCMECGKSFSQSGHLRLHQRSHTGEKPHKCMD, translated from the coding sequence atggaatgtgaaaagagtttcagcaggagaagaaatctgcgttcacatcaaagaactcacactggggagaaaccatgtaaatgcatggaatgtggaaagagcttcagtcagagcaatagcctcagttcacatcaaagaactcacactggggagacaccatataaatgcattgaatgtggaaagagctttagtctcagttgtgtccttaggttacatcaaaggacgcaCACTGaggagaaaacacataaatgcatggaatgtggaaagagctttagtcgcagtggtgagcTGACgacacatcaaaggactcacactggggagaaaccatataaatgcatggaatgtggaaagagctttagtcagagtggtcattttaggttacatcaaaggacccacactggggagaaaccacataaatgcatggaatgtggaaagagctttagaagCAGTGATGCCCTTACGTCACATcgaaggacccacactggggagaaaccacataaatgtatggaatgtggaaagagctttagtcgcagtgatgcccttacaGCACATcgaaggacccacactggggagaaaccacataaatgtatggaatgtggaaagagctttagtcagagtggtcggCTCagtttacatcaaaggacccacactggggagaaaccacataaatgcatggaatgtggaaagagttttagtgacACTGGTGGCCTTAGGATACATGAAAGAACAcatactggggaaaaaccacataaatgcatggaatgtggaaagagctttagttgcagtagcaaccttaggatacatcaaatgtctcacactgaggagaaaccacataaatgcatggaatgtggaaagagctttagtggcaggggtcagcttaggttacatcaaaggacccacactggggagaaaccacataaatgcatggaatgtggaaagagctttaatcagagtggtcatcttagagtgcatcaaaggacccacactggagagaaaccatataaatgtatggaatgtggaaagagctttagtcagagtggtcatcttaggttacatcaaaggtctcatactggggagaaaccacataaatgcatggattga